In Asterias rubens chromosome 15, eAstRub1.3, whole genome shotgun sequence, a genomic segment contains:
- the LOC117299985 gene encoding uncharacterized protein LOC117299985, with translation MSVQSLGKTPYRKLPHFYRTTIQLSTLLDVEQTLGQNDYRMVLELLGFPPEQVRFWGSRCMRPTLEALNEWDGSVQDLVEALQECDRVDCLSVLVQALLKTLQEGQGGKTTGTNILTQDTIPLSPFIVPPILTDEELKTATYNPEGLTQECKQTTNGWTDAIFGSSFSSVSIQDVTSHEDLVNDQFTRAQGCCTGRLSSQPDGLVTSMSSKPKHDLDLLLKSSFEVPTLNSTSSLDASSKGRKTTEFICNLVASAVKRCQCISNSDDLTWISNSTVYINNLARTYLFILFIVNIITCVFNSRHTPTYTLELIVTSIPVSQSLYVERNLPIYRELIRKVKETEASMGLILRSLEQRIGRSFSSENGVLHELDKRKATLRELRGEVMPLYSDIRLCIICTLVTEILLEFFILGVGLMCFSGQELLVRAGDGFTSLAMALLCIDCVYNFVLVAVYYHDRTIDTVIQRDRFHLNASLSSQKSVAV, from the exons TTCCACCTGAACAG GTACGTTTCTGGGGGAGTCGGTGTATGAGACCAACCTTAGAGGCTCTGAATGAATGGGATGGATCGGTTCAAGACTTGGTGGAGGCGCTACAAGAATGTGATCGAGTAGATTGCCTCTCTGTCTTAGTCCAAGCTCTCTTAAAAACACTACAGGAAGGACAAGGTGGAAAGACAACAGGAACTAACATCTTAACGCAAG ataCGATTCCCTTATCTCCGTTTATAGTGCCGCCAATCTTAACAGATGAGGAACTGAAAACTGCCACCTATAATCCCGAAGGCTTAACCCAGGAATGTAAACAAACTACCAATGGCTGGACTGATGCAATATTCGGGTCATCTTTCTCATCTGTGTCAATACAAGATGTAACTTCCCATGAAGATCTCGTTAACGATCAGTTCACAAGGGCGCAGGGATGCTGCACTGGGAGATTATCATCTCAACCGGATGGTTTGGTGACGTCAATGTCCTCCAAACCAAAACATGACTTAGATTTACTTCTGAAATCCAGCTTTGAAGTTCCGACGCTGAATTCTACTTCAAGCCTTGACGCTTCATCAAAAG GTCGCAAGACAACAGAGTTCATCTGTAATTTAGTAGCCTCCGCCGTCAAGCGTTGCCAATGTATTTCCAATAGCGATGATCTGACATGGATCTCAAACAGTACTGTGTACATCAACAATCTCGCACGGACCTACCTCTTTATTCTATTCATCGTAAATATCATCACTTGCGTCTTCAACAGTCGACACACGCCAACTTACACTCTTGAACTCATCGTAACCTCAATTCCAGTCTCACAATCGCTTTATGTAGAGCGGAACTTACCGATCTACCGAGAGCTTATAAGAAAAGTCAAAGAAACAGAAGCCAGTATGGGGCTGATCTTAAGGAGTCTCGAGCAGAGAATTGGACGATCTTTCTCCAGCGAGAATGGCGTCCTGCATGAACTCGATAAGAGGAAAGCTACTCTTCGTGAACTTAGGGGTGAGGTTATGCCCCTGTACAGCGATATCAGACTCTGCATCATCTGTACGTTAGTGACGGAGATACTGCTGGAGTTTTTTATACTCGGCGTTGGGTTGATGTGTTTTAGTGGTCAGGAACTACTGGTTAGAGCAGGGGATGGTTTCACGTCGTTAGCGATGGCTTTATTGTGTATTGACTGTGTGTATAACTTCGTTCTCGTAGCAGTGTATTACCATGATAGAACGATTGACACTGTCATACAGAGAGATCGGTTTCATTTAAACGCATCATTATCGAGTCAGAAATCAGTCGCTGTATAA